Part of the Pirellulales bacterium genome is shown below.
TCGGCTCACGCGGCAGAATCTCCGTCGCGAGACGCCGCGGTCGCCGAGACGGGACGCCACAGGCGATCGGAGCGACCTGTCGCCCAGACCCAAAACGCCGTCCAGGCCGCGGCGTGCAACATCAGGAACGAACCCGCCGCGGCGCAAACGCGGTTCCGCGCCCCCCAGGGAGTCAGCCCGACCACGGCGACGACCAACAGCGCAACTTGCAGCCCGAACGCCGCGCCGTACCACGGCCCCCCCAAAAGCGCGCTGGTCGCCAGCGCACCGAGCATCGCCCACGGCGCCGCAAGCCGCAGCAGCTTGTGCGAAACCAGGACCGACCACGCCGGGTTTCGCCACGGCAGGAGCAGCTCCGGCGCCACGGCGATCAGTTGAAAGTTCCCCGCCAACGTGCGGATCTTGCGCCGCATCTCGCCCGCGGCGCTGTCCGGCAGCCGATCGAACGCCGTCGCCCGCTCGTCATGGACGACGCGGCGACCTTGCAGCACCACCTGCAGCGGCCAGTACACGTCGTCCAAGATCACCCCCTCGGGAACGGGTCGGAACAACTCGCGTCGCACCGCGGCAATCGCCCCGGTGACGCCGACCTGCGAGTGGAGTCGGCTCTCCTGCTTGCGCAGCCACGTCTCAAACCGCCAGTACAGCCCCACGCCGGCCAACACGCCGCCCTGGCTCTCAAGCCGCAGCTCGCCGCTGACGGCGCCGACCGCGGGGTCGGCGAAGTTTTCCAACAGCCGCACAAGCGCGTCGGGCGCCCAGCGCTGACGAGCGTCGGCCATGACGAGAATCTCGCCTCGAGCCTCACGGGCCAGTGCCGACAACATGGCCGCTTTGCCGCGACCAGAACTCCATGTTACCACCCGCACTCCGCGGGGAGCAAACTGCTCGGCGACCTCGGCGGTCCGGTCCGTTGAACCGTCCGATCCGACGAGGATCTCGCCCGTGCCGCCCGTCTGCACAAGCACTTGCGTCAATTCCTCGAGCCGCGGGCCGATATTCGCTTCCTCGTCCCGGGCCGCAATCAGAATCGACGCCGAGCGCGGCGCCTCGGCGGCCGATTGACGCCACAGCGGCCGCCGTCGCGCCGCCGCGCCGATCGCCAGCGGGTACGCGACGTAGGCGTACGCCAGCACGGCGACGCTCGCCCAGAAGATCGACGCGAGCCACGGCTCCGACATCGTCACGGGTCCCCCGCGCCGACCTGCGCCGTCAGCCCGCGAGGGTCAACCGCATCGTGCCAGATCTCGTCAAGCCGCCGGCCCAGCATGCTCCAACAGTACCGTTCAGCGGCCGTCTGGCGAGCTCGCGCAGCGAACTCCTTCGCTTCGTGCGGGGCGCGCATCCACCGCACCGTCGCCGCGACGAACTCCTCAACCGTGTCGGCGATCGCCAAGTCGCGATCGGGCGCGAGCCGCAACCCTTCGGCCCCCACCGTCGTCGAAACGATCGGCAACCAACTGGCGGCCGCCTCGAGAATCTTCAACCGCGAACCGCCGCCGATTCGCAGCGGGACGACCATCATCCCCGCCCGGGCCAAGTACGGCCGCACGTCAGGCGCGTTCGCCGCGAGCTCGCACCGCGGACTCTGTCGCACCAGCGCCGCAAGTCGCTCCGACGGATTCCTCCCGACCACCGTCAACCGCGCCGCCGGCTCCTCGACCAGAATGAGCGGCAAGACGCGGGCGAGAAAGTGCTTCAAGCCGTCGATATTCGGGCGCCAATCGAGCCCCCCCAGAAACAGCATCTCGCGCGGGTCGCGCGGCCGGTTCGGCTCGGCGTAGTCGGAAAAGCGAACGCCGTTCTCGACCACGGCGACCCGCTCGGCGGCGAACTCGTCGCGCATCAACTGGGCATCGTCGTCGCTCACCGCGACGACGCAGTGCGCTGCGCGAAACACCCTCCGCTCGTACCGCTCGAACCGAGCGTGCTGCAGACGCAGGTACGAACGCGCCCACGGCCGCGTTTCGGTTTCGGCGTACCGCCGCCAGATAAGCGAGTCGACGTTGTGAGCCATCAGGATCACCGGCGCGTCGCTTGGCGCCCCGCGCAGCAACTCGACATAGGGGGACCACTCGACTTGCCACAGATCGATCTTCCGACCGCGTGCGAACTCGTGCAACTTACGGCGGAACCGTGCGCACATGTGCGCATCCACCGCGTACGGCGCCGGCGACGCGAGATTGCGCGCCACCTTGCGATAGAACGACCAGCCTCGCTTCACGGGGACCGGCAGATTCGCGAAGTGCGAGTCAATGCCGCGGGCTGCGAGGAACACGCGCGTCTCGCGTCCATCGGACGACTCCCCGTCGCCCCGAGAGAAATAGACGACCGAGTGCCGGTCCGCCAGTTCGAGCATCAGGTTGAGCGTCCGCTGGCGCTTGCCCGAGTTGGCCGGGCAGCAAACGTCCCAATCGACGACGACGACGTTCATGGCGCCACCGCAACGGCGGCCTCGGCGGCCGCTGGCGATTCCTGTCGCTCGTCAAGTTCGAGCCCGCGGTAGAGTCGCTCGTAGGATTCGACCATCCGGTCGACGGAATACAGTTCTGCCGCCCGCCACTTGGCGGCGGTCGCCAACCGTTCGCGCTCCGTCGAGTCGCTCCACAGCCGGACCAGCGCCGCGGCTAGCGCCGCGGGATCTTCAGGCGGCACGAGCACGCCCGTCTGATCGTCGACCACCGTCTCCGGAGTGCCGCCGACGCGAGTCGCGATCAGCGGCACGCTCGAGGCCATCGCCTCCAAAAGCGTCAGCGCAATTCCCTCGGATCGCGAGGGCAGGACGAACGCCCGGGCTCGCCGCAACAGGTCGGGAACGCCGGCGATCTGGCCGAGAAACGTCACGCAATCCGCGACGTCGAGCTCTGCGCACTGTCGCTCCAGCTCGTCGCGGCAGGGGCCGTCGCCGGCGATTTCCACCCGCAGGTCCGGCGCGCTTGTGCGAGCCAGCGCGACCGCCTCGAGGAGCACGTCGATCCCCTTCTCGCGACTCAGCCTCGCCACGGCGACGATCGGCCCCGCGTCGCCGTCCGCGGGGGCGTGCTCTGCACCGACGAATCGTTCGAGGTCGATGCCGTTGACGATCGTCCGCAGCTTGGCTTCGTCGATTTGCAGCACGTCCCGCGCCACGGTCGCCGCGTCGCGCGACACGCAAACATACCGATGCACGGCCTTGGCCGCCAGCTTCGCGATCCGCCGCTGGCGATTCGACAGCCCCAAGGCCTGACCGTGCTGGGTGTGAATCACTCGTTTCGCTCCGGCAAAGCGGCCCGCCGGGGCGCCGTAGATCAGCGCTCGCACGTCATGGGTGTGCACTACGTCGGGACGAATGCCGCGCACCATCCGCATGAGCTGCGTCGCCAGCGTCGGACAGAATCCGCTCGGACGATGCAAACACACCACTGGCCATCCGCGGCGTCGCAACTCCTCGCCCACCGCGCCGCTGTAGCCCAGCGAGACGAACAACTGATCGAAATTTCGAGCCGCGCCGGCGTCGGCGAACTCCAACAACAACTGTTCGAGCCCGCCCACGTCCAGACCGAACGTTACATGCACGACGCGCAACCGCCCGCCTCGAGCGTCCATCGGGAGAAGTCCAATTGTTCAGTGTGTCCGAAAATGCAACAACGGATCAACTCGAAACGGCCGCCTCGGCCGGTTGCTCGCGACGCCGGCGTTCCCGTCGGCGACGTCCCTCTTGCCGTCCCCCGGCGACGACGGGACTTGGCGCGTAGACCTGGGACGCCACGTCCAGCAGCGTCGCCTTGCACGCCGCTTTGCGCGGGACGCCGATCATCTTCAGCAACGTCGCCGCGAGAATACGCAGCTCCACGTCGAGCCCGCCGAGGAACAAGTACTGCAGATCAAGCTCGAGCTTGCGCCGCACGCAATTGACATCCTGGTCCGGAGCGAGGTTGATCTGGGCGAGCCCGGTCACCCCGGGCCGCACCGCCAAGCGATGCACATAGCCGGGGATCTCTCGCGAGAGTTGCTCGACGAAACAGGGGCGCTCGGGCCGCGGGCCGACGAACGACATCTGCCCTGCCACGATGTTGGCCAGTTGCGGCAGTTCGTCGAGATGAAGTTTGCGCAGCACGCGCCCGACGCGCGTCGCCCGCGGGTCGTCCTCCGACGCCCAGACGGCCCCGGATTCCGTTTCCGCGTCGAACCGCATCGAGCGCAGCTTGTACATCGGGAACCGGCGGCCGCCGAGTCCGACGCGTTCCTGCTTAAGAACGGCCGGCCCGCGCGACGTCAATCGAATGGCAAGCACCAGCGCCGCGAGCAGGGGCGTGCATGCCGCCAACATCACGGCGGCGAACACGCGCTCGCAAGCGTTTTTTACGGCACTTCGATGACAGCGGGGTACGAACGGATCGAGGCGGTCAAAATCAATGGTGTCCATTTCGATGCATGGGTGCGCGCTCTCGGCAGCAACCGCTCGCAGGCGAATCCCTCAAGATCAGCGCTGCCGCAACGTTGGGGATCGGGGGGAGGTGCGAAACTCGCGACGCCGGACGTCCGTTCAATGCGCCCGGCGCATGTCGCAATCGCGAACCTGAGACGCGCGCCGTCGTGGCGCGAACATCTGACGGAAGCGCGAGCGCGCAATCTCGGCGTCACGATTGAATCAACCGTGACGCGGACCATGACGAGCAAACGCTGCCGGGGGTCGCGAATCGCCGCCCCTACAATCCTTACAACGGCCGCAATCATACTCCTTCTGACAGGAGACAACCACAGTTTTCCCCCGAGAATCTTCGCAGTTAGGACGACTGTCTGACACTCCAGGGGGGGAAACTCCTAGCGCCCGGCGAATCGTCGGGCTCCCGGATGGCGAGAACGCGCTCTCGCTCGCGTGCCGAGGGACGAGGGCGACGCCGGGGCGCGCTGACCTAATGGGGAAAGTCCCCCTGCCGACAGGTCGACCTGTACCGATTGCACGGATTGCAACCAAGGCGCCGAATGGCTGGGAACTCCCCGGTTGTACCGACAATCCGGCAATTGCCGGATTGTTTTTGCCGCCGCCGAACCCGTTAGCGTTCGGCGGTGAATTCCTCGCTGCCGATCTCACTGTCAGTTCGATCCCCCCAACCATCGCGACTAGCGGTCATCGTTACACGCGTGTCGACCATTCCCCGGATCACCAGTCCTCGTCGATTCGTCGCCGCAGCAGCGGCGGGCGCGGCGATCGCGCTTTGCCCAGTGCAATTTACGGCCAGCGAGGGGCGATTCGCCGCAAACGCAGGCGAAGTCGGCCAAGCACCCTCTCAACCCCCGCAGAAGTGCCCCGAGGACGAGGCCGCCACGACCTTGCGGCTCATCAAGTCGCGCCCCCCGACTGAAGCTCAGGGGCCCGAAGCAGGCTCGTCCGCCCAGCAGGGGCCATGGCGGGCAGCGACTCCGCTGGCAGTCGTCCAGTGGGCTTTCCCGGGGGTCGAGGCCCTTCATCCCTCGACCGGCGCCACGCCCCATGATCGCTCGCCGTTGCCGAACCGACGCCTAGCCCAGGGCGCGAAGCTGGAAGTCGTGGGAGAGTCGATCACCACGCCCGCCCCCGCATTCGTCCTCGACTCAGTCATCGCCTCTGACGGCTCTCCAGCACCCACGAGCTTGGTCCTCCTGCCGACCTCGCAAAGTCGGCAGGCCCCTGTGAACCTAGTCGCTCGCCCCGCGGCAGAGCCCTCAATGGCCGCCCCCGAGCCTGCGGCCCAGGCGCCGCTCGTGCAGCGAGCACCGCCGAGCCCGTCGATCCCCCGGGCGCCGCAAGTCGCCGCTCGGCAGATCCCCGCTTCGCAGCCGCAGCCAGTGGTCGAGTCCCTCGCCGTCTCTCACTCCCCTGCACCGACGCCGTTCGTGCCCCCATCGGCGGCGCCGGCAGCACCGCAGATCATCTCGGTGGCGACGACTGCCGAGCCGTCGACCGTGGCCATCCGCCCGACCCCGGCCAAGTCGCAGCCGCCGGCCGTCGAAGTTCAGCCGGCTGAACTGACGCCGTCCCCTGCGCCCATGGCTCCGCAATTGGCCAGTTCACCCGCCCCGAGCCCGGCCGCTCCCCGGCTCGAGCCGGAGCGCCGCGCGGCGCCGGATCGCCACGTCGAACCGGTCTCTCTGCAGTCCCCGGCGTCGCTGGCCGCAATGTCACGGACTGACGTACGCCCGCTGCCCCGCACCACCCCCGCAGCCCCCACGCTCGTCTTGCCGACTGCAGCCGAGCCGACGCTCGCCGCGGCGTCGCCCGTGGCGCCTCTCGTTGCCCCGGCAAAGCAAGCCCGCCTCGCCGTCAGCGAATCCGCTTCCGCCAAACAGACCTCGGCCGCCGCTGCCAAGTCGGAACCCTCCGCCCCGCAGGCGCCTGAACTACGACTCGCCGACGCCGGCGCGCCCGCGCAGCCAGCCGTTCCCCAAGTTCCCGCTGCGACAGCACCCGCATCCCTGCCCGCTCTCCCGGCCGTTGCAGCGTCCCGACCCGTCGTCGAAACGAAGCCGGTGCTCGTCGCTGCCGCTCAGCCTCCGCGGCAGCCCGACCCGCTTCCCGCCCCCCCGAGCCCGACAGCCCCGCCGGATCGACAGGAACCAGTCGGCGATCCGAACGAGTGGCAACTCGGCATGCTCGAGGCGATCCGCGTCGGCGTCGTCAACAGCAAGGACGTGGTCGTCCTCCGCTACGCGCCTCAGATCGTCAGCACGGCGATCGCGCAGGAGTGTTCGCTGTTCGACCCGGTCTTCGGCCTGAACGCCTACGGCGGCCAGGACGACCGGCAAGTGCGCAGCCTCGTCGAGTCGCAAGGCGCCAACATCGACGTTCAGCGGACCGATATCGTGACGCCGCTCTACCAGCCCGACCAGGTTTACATGCGGCATCAGCTCTACACGGGCGGCGAACTGAAATACGGCTTCGGGACCGATTACTCGAACTACTCGCCGCCGGGCGATTTCTTGCTGCTCAACCCGGGGTGGAACTCGAACTTCAACGTCCGCTACCGGCAACCGCTTGGCGCCGGCCGCGGCTACACGATCACGACCAACCCGCTGCGGATCGCCCGCTCGGCGACGGCCCAGTCGCGGATGGAGTTTTCCGTCCAGGTGCGCCGGGTGATCCTCGACATCGAGACCGCGTTCTGGACCCTCGGCGGAGCCCAGCGCGAGCTGCAAATCGCCCGGCAGTATCGCGATGTCGCCGTGCGAACCGCCGAGGACGAAGCGGAACGCGAAAAGCTCGGCAGCAGCTCGCTCCCCGACGTGCTTATCGCCCGCGGCCAAGCCGAGGCGTTCAACATTCAGGTCATCCAGGCCGAGCAACGAGCGGCCGTCGCCGCAGATCAACTGCGACAGGTCATGGGTTTGCGAACCGCCGGGGCTGCGTCGTTCACAACCGACGGGCTCCCCCCCGAACTCGCCAACAAACGGCTTGCCCCGCTGGTCCTGCCGCAAGACGTCGAGGTCGATCTCGAATGGGGCGCCGCCGTCCGCACGGCCCTGGCCCGCCCCGAGATCAGCGCCCAACGGGCCGCGGTCCGCACGGCTGATTTGGTCGTCTATCAGGCCCGCAACGGTTTGCTCCCCAACGTCTCGTTGCAGGCCGACTACGCGGCGACCGGCCTCGAGGATCGGCTCGACAAGTCGATCGGCACCGCCGCCAGCCACAACTACAACTTGTGGGGCGTGGGGCTGTTCTACGAACGTCCCCTGGGGATGCGCTCGGCGTCCGCGTTCGTCAAGCGGGCCCAACTGCAGTACGGGCAGGAGCTCGCCCAACTCCGCAAGCTCGAACACGACATCCTCCATCAGTTGCGCCAATCCTACGAAACGGTCCGCAACGCGAACCGAGTTTGGCTCGAACAGCAGCAACGGGTCGCCACGTTCAAGCAGCAACACGAGGCCTACGTCGAGTTGTATCAGCAAGGCAAGGTCGAATTGTTCCGGCTGCTCGACATCGAGCGGAGCCTCGCGGCGGCCGAACTCGAGGCCAACGCCGCCTGGACTGTCGCCCGCACGGCCGAAGCCCGCTGGCGTTTCGAGAAATTCGAGGACGCGGGATACTACAATCTCGAGTTTGCGGATTAGGAAGCCAAGGGGTTCCGGGCCTTCGCCGGGGCGTTCCGCACCTGAGCCGCTGCCCGGCGGGTGAGCGAAAACGGCGCCTCCGGGCGATTCTCTTGCTGTTTTTCCCCCTGCTCGCCTTTGCTGGGCGGTTTCAGCATCGAACTGGGTCGCCTCCTGTGCTCCCCGAGCCCGCCGTGGCGCGATCCCGCGGGCCCCGCGGTTCCGGCACTTTGCCGCGATCACGTCAAGCGAGTCGCGGCAGTTGTCCCGGGGTTCGCCTCCATTATGATGGAGTCTGCAACTTCGTCCTCGGCGGGCGAAGGCCGACGGCGGCGAAGTTCGAATCCGACCTCCTCATCAATCCTGCCTCACTGACTATGGTCGACGCTCACGAATCGAGGTTCGATCGCGCGCTGCGCGGCATTCTCCATCGCCCCGCGCTGCTGGCGACGGCGCTCCTCGTCAGCGTCGCCGCGGCCGGCGCCGCCGCGATTGCGTTGGATCGCGAGCAGCATGTCTACGAGGGCAAGTTGTTGTTCGTGCCCAATCAGGTCACCTCGCCCTACTACCAGTCGCCGCGGCTGAGCAGCCTGGTGCACGTAGTGCTGACCCCGCGGATGCTCGAGACGGTCCGGCAAAGCTGCGACGTCGACGAAGACCTGTTCACGCTTCGCAACAAACTCAAGCTCGACGTGGCTGAAGGGGACACCCTGACGCTGTCGATCGCGCGCCCCGATCCGCAACAGGCGGAGAAGATCGTCAACTCCGTCATGGACGAGTTCGTCGCCGCGACGCGCGAGATCCGCACCGACGCTCTGGCCCGGCATCTCGCGGGATTCCAGCGCGATTCCGCCAAGGCCCGCGACCAGCACCAGGCGGCGCTCGCCCGGCAACAAGCATTCCTGGAGACGCACCGGCTCGACACCCCGCTCACCCTCGCCGAGCGGAGCCTGCAGTTGCAGCAGACGATCGGCGACCTCGATCGAGCGTTGCAGACGACGCGCAGTCAGTTGTCCGCCGCCGAGGCGAAGCGAACCCATCTGGGCGAGGTTCTCGGCGACGCCGAAGATCGCAGCCGTCGCGTCGTCGCCCGCAAGGCGGTGGCCGACAACGCCGAGGCCCCCCCGGCCGATCTCGCAGCGACCCAATTCCCCGCCTCGCGCCAGACCGATCTCGAACGCCGCGCCATCCTGCAGGACCAGATCCGCCGTCAACAGCAGGAGGCCTCGTACGCGACCCGCATCCGCATCAAGAACGAGGAACTCGCCCGTGCGAAGACCCTCCGCGAGCGGCGGCTGATCTCGCAGGCCGAGGTCGATCGGATCGCGGGCGAAATCGCGGTGCTCGAGGCCGAGCAGAATGCGAACGTCGACGGGCTCGTCAAGGCGGTCGATGCGATTGAAAACCGCATCGCCCTCGACGTCGGCGAGATCGCGGGGCTCGTGCTGGCCAGGGGGCCCGAAGCGCTCGGCACGGCAGGCGCCGCCCTTGGTTCCGCGATCGAGCCGAGCCAGATGCTCGCCCTGCTGGACCTGGAGATCTACGGCGTCAGGGAGCAGAAACGGCAACTCGAACAGGACCTCGAAGCGAAGCGGGCCGCGCTGGCCGAACTCGGGGTCCTGCAGAAGGAATTCGCGCCGCTGGCCGACGAGGTGCGCCGTACCGCCGCCGAGTCGGAACGCCTGCAAACGCTCGAGTCCGGCTTCCGACAAGCGGCCGACTCGGCGATCGGCGAGGTGACGATCGTCCAAGCCGCCTCCCCGACGTTCGACGCCGTCACGTCGAATCGCAACAAGGTCTTTGCCGCGGCGCTCGCAGCCATGCTGGCCCTGACGCTCGGCCCCCCCTTCGCCTCCGAGTGGACCAAAGCCGGCCGGCCCGCGCACTAAACGGCGCCGCACGTCACGGGCTCGCCGACAGCACGTACGGCGCCAGGACGTTGGCGCGGTCGAAACGCTCGTCCGGCTCGAGCCGCTCGAGCAGCGCCCCGCGTCGCGCTAGCTTCTCCTGCAGCGCGTCGCCGCTGATTCGGCGGGCATCGTACACGACCCACACGCGACTGGCCTCCTGCAACAGCGCCGGCGGAGCGTCGTGCAGGCGGTTCTCCTCGGCGTCGTACTCGACGAACCGCTCGGCGTCGACGTCGAACCCGACGATCGAGTCCCCGTACGCACGGCACGGGTCGCAGCCCGGCAGATACCGCCGCAGCGAGCACGCCTCTTCGTCCGGAGCCACGAGCACCGCGTCCTCGTCCTCCATCTGCTCTGCCAACAGCGCGGCGATCGACCGCCAGTCGTCGCGATTGGCCTCGGTGTAATAGCGGAACAACGAAACGGCCGACAGAATCGTGATCGTCCCGACGAGCGTCGCCCGCAACCGCCCCGGCGCCGCCGCGACGCCGTGGGCGAGCATGACCAGCAGCGGCGCCAAGACGACCAGCGCCTTGCGATCGTCCCAAGCGACGACCTCCGCGCCGAGCAGCAAGACCAGCGCGACCGCGACGGGGAACCCCGCGGCGACGATCAACAGCCCGCGCTGCGGCAAGGTGCGCAGCCCGGCGGCGAAGGCGGCGCCCCAGATCGCCGTCGCGACGACCAGCGCCCCGACGGCCAGACCGACCCCGTCCCGCTCCCACGCCAGCGTCCGACCGAACAGCAGCGATAACGGCGAACACGCCACGTGACGAAACCCGGATCCGACCGCCTCGTGGGTCGCATGGGGCGCCACGTCCTCGAGCACGCGCCGGACCAGGACCAGCCCGACGACGGCCACAACCATGTTGGCCGCCCACCACCGGCGCCGCAAACCGGGCTCGACGGTCGCGGCCACGAACAGAAACAGCCCGACCGCCGGCAGCGCCGCGTAGTAGTGGACGTTCATCCCGACCACGACGCTCGCGACCCACAGCGCCAGCGCACCGATTGATCCCGACGTGCGATACGCCGCGGCCGCCCCCAGCGCCAGGGCCGTGCTTAGAAACATCGTCGAGTACGTGCGAAATTCCTGCGACAGGTAGACATGCAGCGGGTTGATCGCCGCAAGCCCCGCAGCCAGCACCGCACAGCGGGAAGACACGAACTGCAACGCGCACCCGTACAGCGCGATCACCCCCAGCACTCCCGTCAGTGCAGGCAGCAGCCGCAGGGCGAAATCGCTTGACCCGACCGACCGCGACCAGATGTGCGCCGCCATGAGCTGCGCCGACGGATACCCGACCTCGACGACCTCGCCCGAAACCAGCTTCTCCAGCGGTTGACAGGCGAGGTAGGCGGGCAAGCTTTCGTCGCGCCAGAAGCTCTCCCGATCCAACAGCGCCAGCCGCAACCCCGCAGCCAGCAGCACGATCGCCGCGAGGGCGTATCGCTCGATCGAGGTCGAATTCGAAAAGAGAGGCATGAGATCCGCGTCCGCGGCAACACGCGACGCCCCGCGAACGTCCCGAGGCGCCCCTTGGGGTCATGCCGCCCATTATGCCTCGGTCGGAGCATAATGCACCCGGAAAAATGGTCGCTTGCCGGAGCCTTCGCACCGCTCCGGGTCACGCTCCGCTCGCTCGCGCCGAGTCGGCCGCCAATTCCCGTTCGATCAATTCGACGACCTCGCGGGCGTCGGGCTTGGTGCTGGAACCGAACCGCGCGACCACGTTGCCCCGGCGATCGACCAGAAACTTCTCGAAGTTCCAACCGATGTCGCCGGGCCCCTTCGGCTTGGTCTGCAGCGACGTGAGCGTCTTGTACAGCTCACAGGCGCTCTCTCCCTTCACGTCCACTTTGGCGAACATGTCGAACGCCACGCCGTACGTCGCCC
Proteins encoded:
- a CDS encoding glycosyltransferase family 2 protein; the encoded protein is MSEPWLASIFWASVAVLAYAYVAYPLAIGAAARRRPLWRQSAAEAPRSASILIAARDEEANIGPRLEELTQVLVQTGGTGEILVGSDGSTDRTAEVAEQFAPRGVRVVTWSSGRGKAAMLSALAREARGEILVMADARQRWAPDALVRLLENFADPAVGAVSGELRLESQGGVLAGVGLYWRFETWLRKQESRLHSQVGVTGAIAAVRRELFRPVPEGVILDDVYWPLQVVLQGRRVVHDERATAFDRLPDSAAGEMRRKIRTLAGNFQLIAVAPELLLPWRNPAWSVLVSHKLLRLAAPWAMLGALATSALLGGPWYGAAFGLQVALLVVAVVGLTPWGARNRVCAAAGSFLMLHAAAWTAFWVWATGRSDRLWRPVSATAASRDGDSAA
- a CDS encoding glycosyltransferase; this translates as MNVVVVDWDVCCPANSGKRQRTLNLMLELADRHSVVYFSRGDGESSDGRETRVFLAARGIDSHFANLPVPVKRGWSFYRKVARNLASPAPYAVDAHMCARFRRKLHEFARGRKIDLWQVEWSPYVELLRGAPSDAPVILMAHNVDSLIWRRYAETETRPWARSYLRLQHARFERYERRVFRAAHCVVAVSDDDAQLMRDEFAAERVAVVENGVRFSDYAEPNRPRDPREMLFLGGLDWRPNIDGLKHFLARVLPLILVEEPAARLTVVGRNPSERLAALVRQSPRCELAANAPDVRPYLARAGMMVVPLRIGGGSRLKILEAAASWLPIVSTTVGAEGLRLAPDRDLAIADTVEEFVAATVRWMRAPHEAKEFAARARQTAAERYCWSMLGRRLDEIWHDAVDPRGLTAQVGAGDP
- a CDS encoding glycosyltransferase, whose protein sequence is MDARGGRLRVVHVTFGLDVGGLEQLLLEFADAGAARNFDQLFVSLGYSGAVGEELRRRGWPVVCLHRPSGFCPTLATQLMRMVRGIRPDVVHTHDVRALIYGAPAGRFAGAKRVIHTQHGQALGLSNRQRRIAKLAAKAVHRYVCVSRDAATVARDVLQIDEAKLRTIVNGIDLERFVGAEHAPADGDAGPIVAVARLSREKGIDVLLEAVALARTSAPDLRVEIAGDGPCRDELERQCAELDVADCVTFLGQIAGVPDLLRRARAFVLPSRSEGIALTLLEAMASSVPLIATRVGGTPETVVDDQTGVLVPPEDPAALAAALVRLWSDSTERERLATAAKWRAAELYSVDRMVESYERLYRGLELDERQESPAAAEAAVAVAP
- a CDS encoding sugar transferase; the encoded protein is MFAAVMLAACTPLLAALVLAIRLTSRGPAVLKQERVGLGGRRFPMYKLRSMRFDAETESGAVWASEDDPRATRVGRVLRKLHLDELPQLANIVAGQMSFVGPRPERPCFVEQLSREIPGYVHRLAVRPGVTGLAQINLAPDQDVNCVRRKLELDLQYLFLGGLDVELRILAATLLKMIGVPRKAACKATLLDVASQVYAPSPVVAGGRQEGRRRRERRRREQPAEAAVSS
- a CDS encoding TolC family protein, which produces MSTIPRITSPRRFVAAAAAGAAIALCPVQFTASEGRFAANAGEVGQAPSQPPQKCPEDEAATTLRLIKSRPPTEAQGPEAGSSAQQGPWRAATPLAVVQWAFPGVEALHPSTGATPHDRSPLPNRRLAQGAKLEVVGESITTPAPAFVLDSVIASDGSPAPTSLVLLPTSQSRQAPVNLVARPAAEPSMAAPEPAAQAPLVQRAPPSPSIPRAPQVAARQIPASQPQPVVESLAVSHSPAPTPFVPPSAAPAAPQIISVATTAEPSTVAIRPTPAKSQPPAVEVQPAELTPSPAPMAPQLASSPAPSPAAPRLEPERRAAPDRHVEPVSLQSPASLAAMSRTDVRPLPRTTPAAPTLVLPTAAEPTLAAASPVAPLVAPAKQARLAVSESASAKQTSAAAAKSEPSAPQAPELRLADAGAPAQPAVPQVPAATAPASLPALPAVAASRPVVETKPVLVAAAQPPRQPDPLPAPPSPTAPPDRQEPVGDPNEWQLGMLEAIRVGVVNSKDVVVLRYAPQIVSTAIAQECSLFDPVFGLNAYGGQDDRQVRSLVESQGANIDVQRTDIVTPLYQPDQVYMRHQLYTGGELKYGFGTDYSNYSPPGDFLLLNPGWNSNFNVRYRQPLGAGRGYTITTNPLRIARSATAQSRMEFSVQVRRVILDIETAFWTLGGAQRELQIARQYRDVAVRTAEDEAEREKLGSSSLPDVLIARGQAEAFNIQVIQAEQRAAVAADQLRQVMGLRTAGAASFTTDGLPPELANKRLAPLVLPQDVEVDLEWGAAVRTALARPEISAQRAAVRTADLVVYQARNGLLPNVSLQADYAATGLEDRLDKSIGTAASHNYNLWGVGLFYERPLGMRSASAFVKRAQLQYGQELAQLRKLEHDILHQLRQSYETVRNANRVWLEQQQRVATFKQQHEAYVELYQQGKVELFRLLDIERSLAAAELEANAAWTVARTAEARWRFEKFEDAGYYNLEFAD
- a CDS encoding glycosyltransferase family 39 protein produces the protein MPLFSNSTSIERYALAAIVLLAAGLRLALLDRESFWRDESLPAYLACQPLEKLVSGEVVEVGYPSAQLMAAHIWSRSVGSSDFALRLLPALTGVLGVIALYGCALQFVSSRCAVLAAGLAAINPLHVYLSQEFRTYSTMFLSTALALGAAAAYRTSGSIGALALWVASVVVGMNVHYYAALPAVGLFLFVAATVEPGLRRRWWAANMVVAVVGLVLVRRVLEDVAPHATHEAVGSGFRHVACSPLSLLFGRTLAWERDGVGLAVGALVVATAIWGAAFAAGLRTLPQRGLLIVAAGFPVAVALVLLLGAEVVAWDDRKALVVLAPLLVMLAHGVAAAPGRLRATLVGTITILSAVSLFRYYTEANRDDWRSIAALLAEQMEDEDAVLVAPDEEACSLRRYLPGCDPCRAYGDSIVGFDVDAERFVEYDAEENRLHDAPPALLQEASRVWVVYDARRISGDALQEKLARRGALLERLEPDERFDRANVLAPYVLSASP